The Eriocheir sinensis breed Jianghai 21 unplaced genomic scaffold, ASM2467909v1 Scaffold527, whole genome shotgun sequence genome includes a window with the following:
- the LOC126992940 gene encoding protein spaetzle 3-like: protein MQLAMILYVLWTALSLALGVEVQGEVIRGLPCIKRLNQLFCRTPGNSYPSDKIERFIEDNKALMRRMYGSFFDNIQDIFEPQQRRFLSRPGRAAGDGPDAFTDEAPDIHQDYHPGDPRGESFFNLIRRKRQSFPGDANSNSDRVDSCESKVEIVTPYWANNSAGKIRAIVNTNEFSQAIHQEVCAKQSTKRCGGDCGCEQKYKWHRLLAYDPDNDCSGIFMDWFLFPSCCSCRCNPL, encoded by the exons atgcaGCTCGCCATGATATTATAC GTGTTGTGGACGGCGCTGAGCCTGGCGCTGGGCGTGGAGGTGCAGGGCGAGGTGATCCGTGGCCTGCCCTGCATCAAGCGGCTCAACCAACTCTTTTGTAGGACGCCCGGCAACTCCTATCCCTC aGACAAGATCGAACGCTTCATAGAGGACAACAAAGCCCTGATGAGGCGGATGTATGGAAGCTTCTTTGACAACATACAAGAC ATCTTCGAGCCCCAGCAGCGTCGGTTCCTGAGCAGGCCGGGGCGTGCCGCAGGGGACGGGCCCGACGCTTTTACCGACGAGGCACCAGACATACATCAGGACTATCACCCCGGGGACCCGCGCGGGGAGTCCTTCTTCAACCTgatcaggaggaagaggcagTCCTTCCCCGGAGACGCAAACTCGAACTCGGACAg AGTTGATTCATGTGAGAGCAAGGTTGAGATCGTGACGCCTTACTGGGCCAACAATTCTGCCGGGAAGATACGCGCAATTGTCAACACCAACGAGTTCTCGCAAGCCATTCACCAGGAAGTGTGCGC CAAGCAAAGCACGAAGCGATGCGGCGGTGACTGTGGCTGTGAGCAGAAGTACAAATGGCACAGACTTCTCGCCTACGACCCCGACAACGACTGCTCTGGTATTTTCATGGATTGGTTTCTGTTCCCTTCCTGTTGCTCCTGCCGCTGCAACCCGCTCTAA